The window AACTATTAATCGTTAGCTTATGCATGAGGCTTAGctgtgaaatcaatcaataagagcTTGACTCAAAAGGAAGCTAAAACATAAAAGGTTGGCTCCTGAATTTGAAGCCAAACAATAAAAATTGCATCATGCATGAAAAGGCAGGCTATTTTTAGTAGAAGGGGAGGTCAAACCATGAGTGGTTGGCTCATGAATAAGAAGTCAAGCCACTGAGCGGAGGCATGAAACTAGACCATGAGATTGAATTATGCATAAAAGCCAAGCAATATGAGGTTGCCTTATGAACTGTGCTTGTTCATCAAGCCAAATCCACAAGTGGGTGGCTTAAGCTAAGTCATAAGACGTTGGCATAAATAAAGCCATCAAACCAAGTCCCAAGTGGTAGGCTTATGCATAAAAAAGCTATCAAACCAAGCCATGAGAATTTAGCTTATGAACATTACCCTCATGTTTCTCTATTAGTATTATGCAATTATTTAATTATTCTTCCAGACTATACGATGGTCATCTTTGAGGTTACTATGACACATTTGCTTAGCGCCTTAACAGTTTCGGAGGTATCCTTGTTTTAAAATGAACAGGGACCAGGGGGAGTATGGTGTGATGTGGATGTGGTGGAATTCTCTTATTATGGTGCACCAGCACCGACTCCAAAGGAACAATTGTACAGTGAGCTTGCGGATGGGTTACGAGGAAGTGATCCATGCATAGGTTCAGGCTCTCAGGTACTTCTAACAGAAATAagaatttttttgtctttttatgtACCAGAATGACGGTTGGCTAGTTGTTAGTTAATTGCATTCCTAGAGAGTTTTGAGCATTAACTTACCAATTTTCCATATTCATGATATAATAACTTATCGATGTTGAATTAACCATGCAAATGTTAGAGGAGATGCACTCACAGAAGGTTTTTTGCTTCCGTAGAGAGTTACAAGCATTAAAGCAGATGCTTACCATAGTTTCATATGCATTGTATAACTTTGGGGTTGGATTTACGATGCAAATGATAGAAAGGATGCACTTATAGAAGTCTTTCAATGAGGAAATAACCTTCGCTGAGATACAGTGAAACTGTgattgattgaggggacaccaatTTAACTAGCTACATTGCTGAAGATCATGCAGTCGAAGATGGAGCAGCAATTTAGTTTGCCAAATCCAAATTGTCAATTTGCTGTTATCCTCTTTCTCTAGAACAGCATCCAGCCATCATGGCCTTGATAATCAGGGTCATTTAATCAAGTGACCATGACCACATTCAAGAATGTGCTGCATAACCCAATCATACTTGGAGCAAAACAGACAAATTCTAGAATGAATCAAGTATAGTTGTATATCACTATGTTGCTGCCATCTTGTTCAAACATAACCCTTGAAATGAAGGGTTAGCCCCATTATATACCCAAATCTAGATTGTACCTTGCTTTACAACTAGATACCTCTTTGTTCAACTTTAATTACTGGAATTGATGTTATTGCCACCCTATTACTTTTTCTTCTGTTTCCAAACATTACATCCACCCAGGATTTCTCCATAGTTGCAATTTTCTGCCCCATGTCAGCATCAACATTCCAATTTATTTGCGAGATATCCTCTGGTATCCTCCCTACATCCCTACATTTTCAGAATTCAATCTTGTACCATGTTTTGGATACAGCTACTCAGAATTGTCAGAAAGAAATCCTCATGATATCATATCAAGAAGGATTGTCTTCCTCTCCTGGACACCATCAGATTCCCCTTGATGTGAATGCAAATCAAGTCTACAATCTTTCCATCAATTCTAACAAACTGAACAGAGTGTTTTGAGAAATGGTATGATCAATCATTAGATCTGTGGTATCTTTTCCTCCTTGTGCCAAAACCTTTCTCTCCAAGATTTGAGTTTTCACAAAACTCCTTGTGCCAACACAGATGAATTATTCTATGCATGTGGAGATTTGCTTGTGCTTTCTATTGGTGTAAGAtgagccttttttttttctttttttcttgaaattCTTTGCTCTTACTACAGGTCGCGAGCCAAGGGACATACGGGACTTTAAGTGCCATTGTGAAAAGTCGAACAGGCAACAAACAGGTTGGTTTCCTGACAAACCGTCATGTTGCAGTTGATCTGGATTATCCTAACCAGAAGATGTTTCATCCATTGCCACCCAATCTTGGACCTGGTGTGTACCTGGGGGCTGTTGAGAGGGCAACATCATTCATCACTGATGATGTTTGGTATGGAATATATGCAGGAACAAACCCAGGTAATAAAGTTCAAGACCGTGCTGCTGTTATATTGAGGTAGCATGCATGTCATCATTATGGTACCAGAGCCATGTTGCTTAGTTCTGAAAAGCTACCTATTACCGAGAGATGCTTCCTATTCTTCCTCATTTATATCTAATCCTACTGACATAGGCATAATTGTGCGATAAAAATTTCTAAAAGCACAAAACTCATGTACTGACGTAGGATTAATTGGGAGTTACATTTTTGGTTATTTACTTTATTTTCCTTCTTTCAGGATTTAAATGTGTTCATTGTTTCTTATACCTGTTGCGATGTTCTGATTCCCAAAAGTACCTCTTATGATGCACCTGCAGAAACTTTTGTGCGAGCTGATGGTGCATTTATACCCTTTGCCAATGACTTTGATATGTCCTGCATTACCACTGCAGTGAAAGGACTGGGTGAGATTGGAGATGTTAAGGTTATAGACATGCAATCACCAATCAACAGCCTTATCGGGAGACAAGTGGTGAAGGTCGGAAGGAGCTCTGGTTTGACAACTGGAACTGTAATGGCTTATGCACTAGAGTACAATGATGAGAAAGGAATATGCTTCTTGACAGATTTTCTTGTTGTGGGTGAGGACCAACAAACCTTTGATCTGGAAGGTGATAGTGGGAGCCTGATTATTCTAACAGGACAAGATAGTGAGAAACCTAAACCTATAGGTATCATCTGGGGTGGGATTGCTAATAGAGGAAGGCTGAAGCTTAAAAATGTCCATGAACCAGAAAATTGGACCAGTGGAGTTGATCTGGGTCGCCTTCTCGATCTCTTGGAACTTGATCTTATAACAACAAGTGAAGGACTAAAAGGTTTGCTATCTCACTTTTTTTAGAGGCTGTAGAAGATTTCATATTGCAGTGCAATAATGTTTCCACTATCTTTCTCTCATTTATCTTTCGTCTTTCATTGTGGTTAAAGATGCACTACAGGAGCAAAGATTTGCCTTAACAGCTACTATCAATTCTGCAGTTGGTGAATCATCTCCAATAGTAGGGAGCCTTCCACCTAATGAGATATTTGAACCTCTAGGCATTAACCTTCAACGGTTCCCTCCTGAAGGTGGTTCTGGTTCAGGAGAGAATGTACCTTTCACAGATATGGCGTTTCATGTGGATACAGCTGAGGTTGCAAACAGTGTGGAAGAGCATCAGTTCATTCCGAATCTAATTAGCATGTTGCCAATGCATCGCAGAGAAGACAACCTGGAAAGGAAGAATCTATCTGCACCAACTAACCTATCTGACGAAGATCCTTGTGTTTCACTGCAACTGGGGGACCGAGAACCGAAGAGGCAGCGTTCTGGTCAAAATGAAGATTAGTTTCTATCAAAGTGAAGCAGCTATTCATCATGTCGGAGCTACTTCTCTAGTTACAGCTTCATGCAAGATATCCGGATATGTGACATGGATATGACAAAAAAGGCTCGGGTAGTTTTGCATTTTCTGAAGAGAATTTTTGAAGGCTTTGAAAGGGAAGCCTCAGTCTTCTTTGAACCGAAGAATAGCCTCCGCTTGGAGAATCTTCTCTTTTTAGAAGTTATGATCTGGAACTACTCATAGTTGAAAGGTCGGACAGTCAAATTTTGATTGCTAGGACTTTTTACAAACAGATGTAGAAGAAAGACCATTTATTGGAAAGATTTCAGTCAATTTGCCCAGCTTAAGCTCATTCTGGGGTATTTAAATTTGAGAAAGTACTTTGGGGTTATTCAAGTTTTATCCCCACATCATGAAAATGTCAAACACAAATGTACTTTTGAAATGTGAAATTATCCCAATTGACTTTGGTAGTTTGAAGATTACAAAACAGTTTATCAACTATGTCAATTGATGGTGCATATACCATGAGGGATTTTGTTGTAATTTCTTCTAGCTCAATGGTGTTCTTTGTTCATGAACAGACTTTGCACACCAAAAGCCAACCACATGTTACTCCCATACAGGAAAGGCTTGCGTAAGGTTATTTTATTTGGTAATGGATTTCCCAAGATAAGATGAATCATGTGAGAAGGAAAGGAACAGAATTTAATTGCAATGATATCACAGAATATGACTAATCTCATAGACGAATAAATCAATATGTCTCGTGCTAATATCTTAGCACACAATCGACATGAATACTGTCTCGTGAACACACGAGAGCCAACATTTTATGTAGAAGCTAAAAGAACAGAACACAGAAGAACGACAAGGCGATGGTGATAAGACGTCTCTCCATCTCCCTTTCCAGCTTCAGAAGCACATGTCCAGAACGCAGCAGCAACACAAGGCAGCACAGCTGCAGGACACAAAGAAGCAGAGCAGCACAAACAAACCATATAAGAACCAGCTGATCGAAAGAAACTGCTAAAATCACAAGGGAAAAGGCTGCAGGCTCACCATCCCTTCCAAAAGCCATCACCGCGACTCTTCGTCTCCACGGGAACTTGTTGTGAATTCACAGCACCACCATCCCCGGTGGGATAGCCTGCAGGAGGAGGCGCGACGTAAGCTGGTGGGTAGGCCTGCCCGGGTGGAGGATAAGCTGAATCTGAACCAAGGCGAAGTCGATCATGAAGAACGTAAAATGCTAAAGGGGAGAAACCTATATGGAGAAGATAAAGAACATTATATTACCTTGAGAAGGAGCCTGCTGCTGAGCGTAGTAACTCATCTTTAAACCAAACCAAACGGACGAGAGCACCAAAGGAGGCAGAAGACGATCGATGCGGAGGTGAGAGGAAGACAACCTGAGAAGCAGTACTTATAGTGACGGGATTGCTTCGGGCATGGGGTTTTCTTGGATCGACGCGTTGTGATCAGAGAGGTCAAAAGAGACGTGTTCTTCGAAGATGCCAAATTAGAAGCCGCCAAACTCCGCTCGAGCGTTGCGACTGATGACGCGAGAGGCGGCGAGGAAACGCGGTTTCTGGTTGAGCTAATGCCGcgttgtttttatt of the Musa acuminata AAA Group cultivar baxijiao chromosome BXJ3-2, Cavendish_Baxijiao_AAA, whole genome shotgun sequence genome contains:
- the LOC135585309 gene encoding protein NARROW LEAF 1-like isoform X2 — protein: MRLSDNQGNCLGSTQSEESALDTHRNLCSHLPYNRSPLQLITSAGQHPENSAAYFLWPTSTLMHGASEGRSKYFENLQKGVLPGHLGHLPTGQQAKTLLDLMIIRAFHSKILRRFSLGTAIGHRIRRGTLTNIPAILVFVARKVHRKWLGHNQCLPSALEGPGGVWCDVDVVEFSYYGAPAPTPKEQLYSELADGLRGSDPCIGSGSQVASQGTYGTLSAIVKSRTGNKQVGFLTNRHVAVDLDYPNQKMFHPLPPNLGPGVYLGAVERATSFITDDVWYGIYAGTNPETFVRADGAFIPFANDFDMSCITTAVKGLGEIGDVKVIDMQSPINSLIGRQVVKVGRSSGLTTGTVMAYALEYNDEKGICFLTDFLVVGEDQQTFDLEGDSGSLIILTGQDSEKPKPIGIIWGGIANRGRLKLKNVHEPENWTSGVDLGRLLDLLELDLITTSEGLKVGESSPIVGSLPPNEIFEPLGINLQRFPPEGGSGSGENVPFTDMAFHVDTAEVANSVEEHQFIPNLISMLPMHRREDNLERKNLSAPTNLSDEDPCVSLQLGDREPKRQRSGQNED
- the LOC135585309 gene encoding protein NARROW LEAF 1-like isoform X1, with translation MRLSDNQGNCLGSTQSEESALDTHRNLCSHLPYNRSPLQLITSAGQHPENSAAYFLWPTSTLMHGASEGRSKYFENLQKGVLPGHLGHLPTGQQAKTLLDLMIIRAFHSKILRRFSLGTAIGHRIRRGTLTNIPAILVFVARKVHRKWLGHNQCLPSALEGPGGVWCDVDVVEFSYYGAPAPTPKEQLYSELADGLRGSDPCIGSGSQVASQGTYGTLSAIVKSRTGNKQVGFLTNRHVAVDLDYPNQKMFHPLPPNLGPGVYLGAVERATSFITDDVWYGIYAGTNPETFVRADGAFIPFANDFDMSCITTAVKGLGEIGDVKVIDMQSPINSLIGRQVVKVGRSSGLTTGTVMAYALEYNDEKGICFLTDFLVVGEDQQTFDLEGDSGSLIILTGQDSEKPKPIGIIWGGIANRGRLKLKNVHEPENWTSGVDLGRLLDLLELDLITTSEGLKDALQEQRFALTATINSAVGESSPIVGSLPPNEIFEPLGINLQRFPPEGGSGSGENVPFTDMAFHVDTAEVANSVEEHQFIPNLISMLPMHRREDNLERKNLSAPTNLSDEDPCVSLQLGDREPKRQRSGQNED
- the LOC135631995 gene encoding protein CYSTEINE-RICH TRANSMEMBRANE MODULE 6-like, encoding MSYYAQQQAPSQDSAYPPPGQAYPPAYVAPPPAGYPTGDGGAVNSQQVPVETKSRGDGFWKGCCAALCCCCVLDMCF